One segment of Triticum aestivum cultivar Chinese Spring chromosome 2A, IWGSC CS RefSeq v2.1, whole genome shotgun sequence DNA contains the following:
- the LOC123185913 gene encoding cytochrome P450 89A2, whose protein sequence is MQDLLVLTLSLMLLFVAMVVRRHGHASSKAVYTRLATRLKSTFAGWLRQPAIVIRDRATAHRLLVRGCVGGSFSNRPPSMAPSAVLSHRRYHNLTSAPYGPFWRVTRRNLTSEVLHPMRLHRYAAARRDALCDLVADLKEQCTSSPDGLVLAAESIRTAMFGLLATMCFGDGVDPGLIRAMADAQHDLVQFFPELRVFAKLPAIARLIHRQRWSKLVALRRKQEEMYLPLIHARRSRQRQSGETPAYVDTLMDLRVPDDHNKRRRPRRLTDGELVGMCSEFLGAGTETVAAALQWIMANLVKRPHMQEAVRREINVAVGADAEEVGDEVLGKLDYLNAVVMEVLRLYPTATLVFRQVSEEDDIIHDGQRIPTGTNVLFPLKSLAQDKATWADPDEFKPERFLADKGGENISLVAAAGSGGEIRMIPFGAGRRVCPGMGVAMLHMGYFTANLVREFEWREAEGELAVDLRPHFGFFTVMKHPLRAHLAVLP, encoded by the exons ATGCAAGACCTACTCGTTCTCACCTTGAGCTTGATGCTCCTCTTCGTCGCCATGGTCGTCCGGCGGCATGGGCATGCATCGAGCAAGGCGGTCTACACGCGCCTCGCCACCCGCCTCAAGTCGACTTTCGCGGGCTGGCTCCGGCAGCCAGCCATCGTCATCAGGGACCGCGCGACAGCGCACCGCCTTCTCGTCCGTGGCTGCGTCGGCGGCTCCTTCTCCAACCGCCCGCCATCCATGGCGCCAAGCGCCGTCCTCTCGCACCGCCGCTACCACAACCTAACCTCGGCGCCGTACGGCCCGTTCTGGCGCGTCACGCGCCGCAACCTCACCTCCGAGGTCCTCCACCCGATGCGCCTCCACCgctacgccgccgcccgccgcgacgCGCTCTGCGATCTCGTCGCGGACCTCAAAGAGCAGTGCACGTCCAGCCCCGACGGCCTTGTCCTCGCGGCGGAGAGCATCCGCACCGCCATGTTCGGCCTGCTCGCGACCATGTGCTTCGGCGACGGCGTCGACCCGGGCCTCATCCGCGCGATGGCCGACGCCCAGCACGACCTCGTCCAGTTCTTCCCTGAGCTGCGCGTCTTCGCGAAGCTACCGGCGATTGCTAGGCTGATCCACCGCCAACGGTGGAGCAAGCTAGTCGCGCtgcggcggaagcaggaggagaTGTACCTCCCGCTCATCCACGCCCGCCGCAGCCGGCAACGCCAATCTGGCGAGACGCCGGCGTATGTGGACACGCTCATGGACCTCCGGGTGCCGGACGACCACAACAAACGCAGGCGGCCGCGTAGGCTCACCGACGGCGAGCTCGTGGGCATGTGCTCCGAGTTCCTTGGTGCAGGAACTGAAACCGTGGCCGCGGCGCTGCAGTGGATCATGGCGAACCTGGTGAAGCGCCCACACATGCAGGAGGCTGTCCGTAGGGAGATCAACGTTGCCGTTGGCGCGGACGCCGAGGAGGTGGGCGACGAGGTTCTTGGGAAGCTAGACTACCTCAACGCTGTCGTCATGGAGGTGCTCCGGCTGTACCCCACCGCCACCTTGGTGTTTAGGCAG GTGTCAGAAGAAGACGACATCATTCATGATGGCCAGCGTATTCCGACGGGTACCAATGTGCTCTTCCCGCTGAAGTCTCTGGCGCAAGACAAGGCGACGTGGGCTGACCCGGATGAGTTCAAGCCAGAACGGTTCCTAGCCGACAAAGGTGGGGAAAATATCAGCCTTGTTGCGGCTGCCGGAAGCGGCGGGGAGATCAGGATGATACCGTTCGGTGCCGGCCGAAGGGTGTGCCCCGGCATGGGTGTCGCCATGCTCCACATGGGATACTTCACTGCCAACCTCGTCAGGGAGTTTGAATGGAGGGAGGCGGAGGGGGAGCTGGCTGTCGATCTCCGCCCGCATTTTGGGTTCTTCACTGTCATGAAGCACCCGTTACGTGCTCACCTCGCCGTGCTTCCGTGA